Below is a window of Streptomyces sp. ITFR-16 DNA.
GCGGCGTCCCGGACGACGAAGGCGGCGTACCGCGAACGCATCAGCGCCTCGCAGGTCGGCGCCGGGGCCCCGGCGTGCAGCCGCCCGCAGCACTCCGCGTACGGGGCGGGCCGCCCGCACGGGCACGGCGAGGCCGCGGTGACCTCGGGGGCGGGTACGGCACGGGGGCTCGTGGCGGAGGGGCGCCGGGGGCGTGAGCTGCGTCGGGACATGGGTCCATTGTGACCCGGGGCGCCGGCCGGGTGTGTCTCAGCCCTTGCGGGCCACGCCCGCGTAACCGGGGATCGGATCGTCGCCCGGGACGTCGATGACCTCACCGAGTTCGGGGTGCCAGTCGGCGGAGAGCGAGACACCTGGACCGACGAGGTCCAGGCCGTGGAAGAAGGCGGAGAACTCGGCGTGGCTGCGGGTGCGCAGCGTCATGCCGCGCGCCCGGTACAGGGCGGCCGCCTGCGCGGCGCCCTCCGGGTCGAAGTCGCCGGTGGTCTGCGAGAGGACGAGGTAGCTGCCGGGTGCCAGCTCGTCGACGAGGTGGTCCACCAGGGCGGCGCCGTCCTCGTCGTCGATGAAGTGCAACAGGGCGAGCAGCGACAGGGCGATCGGCCTGCTGAAGTCGAGGACCTTGCCGGCCGCCTCCAGGATCGCCTCGGGGCTGCGGGCGTCGGCCTGGATGTACTCAGTGGCGCCCTGCGGGGTGGAGCGCAGCAGGGCCGCCGCGTGGGCGAGGACGATGGGGTCGTTGTCGCAGTAGACGATGCGGGCGTCCGGCGCGGTCCGCTGGGCGATCTGGTGGAGGTTGGGTTCGGTCGGTATGCCGGTGCCGATGTCGAGGAACTGCCGGATGCCGCTCTCGGCCAGCCAGCGGGTGGCGCGGTGCATGAACGCCCGGTTGACCCGTGCCATGTCGCGCCCCCGCGCGTCCAGGGCCAGCAGTTGCCGGGCCATCTGCTCGTCGACCGGGTAGTTGTCCTTCCCGCCGAGGAACCAGTCGTACATCCGCGCGGGGTGCGGCTTGCTGGTGTCGATCTCGACGGCGGGGGGCTCGTGCCCGGTCATGGCGCGCTCCTTGGGTCCGTGGGTCGGCGAACAGGAAGGACAGGCCCGGTCGGCCGGATCAGGTCAGGAGGAAGTCCGCCTGGCCGGCCTTGGCGCCCTGGATGAAGGCGGCGATCTCGCGGTGGGTGTAGATGAGGGCCGGGCCGTCCGGGTCCGCGGACTGGCGCATGGCGATTCTTCCGTCGGCCAGCTTCATGGCCTCGACGCAGTTGCCGCCGTTGCCGCCGCTCCACGGCTTGTACCAGCCCTCGGAGCCGAGTTCGGTGGCCGGCATGCCGTTGTATATGGGTGTCATCACAGCTCCTTGCGGAAGTCCCGGAGGATTTCCTTCGTGCGTTGTGCAGTCGCGGCCTGGGCCGCCATGCGGTCCATGACCTCGAGGTAGGAGGCCACCTCCGGGCGCGCGTCGAAGTAGACGGCTCCGGTCAGATACTCGCTGTAGACCATGTCCGGGAGTTCGGGCACCGCGAACCGGAAGAGCACGAACGGCCCGTAGGTTCCCGGGTGATGGCCGGTGGCGAACTCCGCGATCTGCACGGTCACGTTGGGCAGCGCGGTGGCTTCGAGCAGCTTGTCGATCTGGGCGCGCATGATGTCGGGGCTGCCGACCGGGCGGCGCAGCACGGTCTCGTCCATCACGACCCACAGCTTCGGGGCGTCGGGACGGACGAGCAGGGACTGCCGCTGCATCCGCAGCGCCACATGGCGCTCGATGTCCTCGGGCCTGGTCTGCCCGACCGCACCGGTGCGCAGCACCGAGCGTGCGTAGTCCTCGGTCTGGAGCAGCCCGGGGATGAAGTGCGGTTCGTACATGCGCAGCAGGCCGGCCGAGCCCTCCAGGCTGACGTACATGCTGAACCAGTCGGGCAGCACGTCGTGGTAGCGCTGCCACCAGCCCGGCTTGTTGGCCTCCTCCGCGAGTTCGACGAAGGAGTCCGCCTCGTCCTCCGTGATCCCGTAGGCCTTCAGGAGAAGCTGCACATAGGGAATCTTGAGAGCGACCTCGGCGGTCTCCATCCTGCGTATCGTCGCCGGGGCGACCCGCAGCACCTTGGCAGCCTGGTCCCGGCTCAGGCCGACACGCTCCCGCAGATCCTGCAGGCGCTTGCCGAGAACGACCTGACCCACGGTCGGGGCGGACCGCGGTTCGCTCACTTCAGACCTCCCCATGCTGTTTCGAGCAGTGTGCCATGCGTATGCCGCCAAAGACACAGCCACTCTGGATTTTTCAGAGTGCCCCTTGCCAAGTGTTCGCGACAGGGGGAGAGTTGGTGTCAGAACCAGTTGACCTGTCATGCCCGCCCTCTTCCGGCAAGATCGCGATGCGTGACGCAGCCCCCACTGTGAGGATTCGGTCGTGGCACCTGGCAGTGCGCTCATCCCCCGGCTCATGGACCTCAGCCCCGGGACCGAAGCGCTCCGGTACTGCTTCGCGCTGCCCGCGCACCCCGAGTCGGTCGCCGGTGCCCGACGCCGTACCCGCTCCCGGCTGGACGAGTGGCGGCTGGACGGCGACGCCTGCGAAGCGGCGGTCCTCATCGTGTCCGAACTGGTCACCAACGCGGTGGTGCACACCGCCAGCACGCGGGTCGTGTGCGAACTGCGCTGCCTCGACGGCCGGCTGCGCATAGCCGTGCAGGACCAAGGACATCAGCCCGGCGGCCCGCGTCTGGGCCGCAGCGCCGACGACGAGCACGGACGCGGCCTGCTGCTCGTGGACGCGATGTGCAGCGCCTGGGGGTCCCGCGACGCCGGGGACCGCTCGGGCCGCATCGTCTGGGCGGAACTGCCGCACGGCTCGGAGCACACATGCTGAAGAACGCCATGTCCCATCTCCTCGGAACCCGCCGCTCCCGCGAGCCCGGACACCTCGCCGTGGGCCGGGTCCAGCTGCCCCTGCCGACGACCCTCTCGGCCACCCTGGGCTGCGACGCCGTGGGCGTGCCCGCGCGCTACGGCTTCCGGCTGATGTCGCACCTGCCGCGCACCGGCTGCGTCTTCGCCGACGCCGAGCGGTGGTGGTGGATCGTGCCCTCGGGTTCCGACCTCGACCTGGACTGGCCGGAGCAGGCCGCGTATGCGCGCGGTACCTGCGTCCCGGCGGTACGGCCCCGGCTGATCCACCAGCCCGACAGCCGTACCCCGTACACCCCGCCCATCCCGCTCTTCCTGATGGTCTGCCAGGTGACGGGCGTGGCCCCCTCCTGGGCCCCGGCGGGCGGCCGCCGGGTGGTCTCCGCGCCCTGACCGGACGACAGACGGCAGGCCCTAGGGCCTGTCCAGATAGGCGAGGCCCGGGTGGGCCTCGCGGTAGCCGTCGACCAGGCGGCGGGCGACGGAGACCGAGTCGACCAGCGGGTGCAGGGCGAACGCCCGCACCGCGTCGGCGGCCGAGCCGCTCTCCGCCGCATCGAGCACCGCGCGCTCGACGGCCTTCACCGAGGTGACCAGGCCGACCGCGTGGTACGGGAGCGGGTCGACGGCGACGGGAAGGGCGCCGTTCGCGTCCACGAGGCAGGGCACCTCGATGACCGCGTCCGCGTCGAGCACCGCAAGCGTGGTGCGGTTGCGGACGTTGAGGATCAGCGACGTCTGCTCGTCACGGGCGACGGCCCGCATGAGGGCCAGCGCCACCTGCTCGTAGCCGCCGGACTCCAGATCGCTCTCCTCGCGCTCCCCCGCACCGGCGACCTCACGGTTCTCGGACATGTAGGTCGCCTCGCGCTCGGCACGGGTGCGGTCCCAGGTGGCCATGGCGGGCGTGGCGGGGTCCTTCATCCGGCCGTAGAAGCCCTCCTGCTGCTCGCGGAGGAAGGCGCCGCGGGTCTGCTCGGCGTCCTGGTAGGCGCGGACCGCCTCGCGGTTGAAGTAGTAGTAGTGCAGGTACTCGTTGGGGATCGCGCCCAGGGAGCGCAGCCAGTCGGCGCCGAAGAGCCGGCCCTCCTCGAAGGAGCCGAGCAGCTCGGGGTCGGCGAGCAGGCGCGGGAGTTCGTTCCGGCCCTCGACGTACAGCCCGCGCACCCAGCCGAGGTGGTTGAGGCCGACGTAGTCGATCCGGGCCCGGCCGGGGTCGGCGCCGAGCACCCGGGCGATCCGGCGGCCGAGGCCCACCGGCGAGTCGCAGATGCCGATGACGCGGTCGCCGAGGTGCCGGGACATGGCCTCGGTGACCAGGCCGGCCGGGTTGGTGAAGTTGATGACCCAGGCGTGCGGGGCGAGCCGGGCGATGCGCCGGGCCAGGCCGACGGCGACGGGCACGGTGCGCAGCCCGTAGGCGATGCCGCCCGCGCCGACGGTCTCCTGGCCGAGGACGCCCTCGTCGAGCGCGACCCGCTCGTCCGCCGCGCGGCCCGCGAGGCCACCGACACGGATCGCGGAGAAGACGAAGTCGGCGCCGCGCAGCGCCTCGTCCAGGTCGGTGGTGGCGACTACGGCGGGCGCGTCCGGGACGCCCTCGGCCTGCTCGGCGAGCACCCTGGCGACGGCGGTGAGCCGGCCGGCGTCCGTGTCGTAGAGGGTGACGGCCGAGACCCGGCCCTCGGCGTGGTCGGCGAGCAGCGCCCCGTACACCAGAGGTACCCGGAATCCGCCGCCGCCCAGAATTGTCAGCTTCACGCTTCCGCATGGTACGTGGGGTGCGGGCGCGGCGCGGTGACGCGGCGGGCCGGTGAGGCCCGTCGCGTCACCGGCCGGTGGTCAGTAGCCGTTCCACCAGCGGGTCACCACGCGCCACAGCCGGGCGGGGGCTGCGGGCCTGCGCTGCTGCGGGATCATCCCGGACCGGGCGTCGGCGGAGCCGTCGGCGGTGGCGGTGGCCCCCGCCGGGACCGCGCCGACCGGGGCCCGGCCCAAGTCCTGGGGCGCCGTGGTGCGGACCGGGGTGGGCGCCGTGTGCCGTACGGCGGACTGCACCTCCCAGTCCTGGCGGGCCTGGTTCGGCTTGCCCATGGACGGGGGTTCCCGGTCGTCCTGCGGGGAGCGCGGGGCGAACTCGGCGGGGAGCTCCACCAGATGGCGGCCCATGATGTTGCCGACCCAGCGCAGTTCGCCCTCGTCGACGGCGAGTTCGAGGTCGGGCAGGCGCATCAGCAGGGCGTCGACGCCGACGTCGGCGATGGCGCGTCCGATGTCCTGGCCCGGGCACTCGTGGGGCCCGCCGCTGAACGCGAGGTGGGCGCGGTTGCCCTCCATGTCGGCGTTGAGGTCGGGCCGCACCACCGGGTCGGTGTTGGCCGGGGCGATGCCGACGATCAGCGCGTCACCGGCCTTGATGCGCTGGCCGCCCAGCTCCGTGTCGCCGACTGCCCAGCGGCCGAAGACGGCGGTGAACGGCGGCTCGTCCCACAGGGTCTGCTCGACCGCCTCGGGGACGGTCATGTGCCCGCCGCTGAGCCGGGCCCGGAAGCGCGGGTCGGTGAGCACCATGCGGAGCACATTGGCGATCAGGTTGGCGGTCGACTCGTAGGAGGCGATCAGGATGAGCCGCAGATGCTCGGCCACCTCCTGGTCGTTCATGTCGGCGGGGTGCTCGACGAGCCAGGTGGCGAAGTCGTCCGCAGGTTCGCGGCGGCGCCGTTCGACGAGGCGGCTCAGCGCGGCGAGCACATAGGCATTGCTCTCGACGGCCGTCGCGGTGCCCCGGGTCATGTCGCGGGCGGCCTGCACCATCCGGTCGTTGTACTCCTCGGGCATGCCGAGGATCGCGCACATCACCATCATGGGCAGCCGCTCGGCGAACTCGCTGACCAGGTCGGTGCGGCCCTGCTGGCAGAAGTCGTTGACCAGCCGGTTGCTGTAGCGGTTGACGTGACGCCGTACGCCGCGGGTGTCGATCCGGTTCATGGAGTCGGTGACGGCGCCGCGCTGGCGTTCATGGGTGGCCCCGTCGGCGAACACGCAGATCGGCTGCCAGGTGAAGATCGGGGCCAGTGGGTGGTCCGGGGCGACGGAGCCGTCCTGGAGGGCACGCCAGCGCCGCGAGTCGCGGGAGAACTGCGAGGGCGTACGGGTCATTTGCAGGTTCTCGCTGTGCCCGAGGACCAGCCAGGCGGGCACGTCGCCGTGCAGCAGCACGGGCGCCACCGTGCCGTGCTCGGCGCGCAGTTTCTCGTACAGGCCGTGCGGGTCCTGCTCGGCCTCGGGGCCGTAGAACCGTCGCAGGCCGCCGGGGCCGATGCCGAGGCCGTGGGCCGGGCACTCGGGGGGCGGGAGCGGTCCGGTGGCCTCGCCGGGCTCATAGTGGAATGGGGTTGTCACGATCGCTCCAGGGATCAGGCTGCCAAGGGCCGGACGAATGGGGGTACGCGATGGGGGCGCGCGAAAGCGGGTGCGGGCGACGCGTGCGGGAGGTCAGCCGAGCGGCAGGGCCAGGCTGTGCAGATAGCGCATCAGGGTCATCAGCACATCGCGGCTGGAGGCGCGCAGCCGGGCGTCGCAGTCGATCATCGGGACCTCGTCGGGCAGGTCCAGGGCGCTGCGCAGCGCCTCGACGGGGTGCTTGGGCGCGTCGGGGAAGGTGTTGACGGCGACGACGAACGGCACGCCGCGCTCCTCCAGTCGCCCGATGACGTCGAAGCTGACTTCGAGCCGGCGGGTGTCGATGAGGACGACGGCGCCGAGCGCGCCCTCGAACAGGCCGTTCCACAGGAACCAGAAGCGTTCCTGGCCCGGGGTGCCGAAGAGGTAGAGGATCAGCTCCTCGCTGATGCTGATCCGGCCGAAGTCCATGGCGACGGTGGTGGCGGTCTTGCTCTCCACCCCGAAGTTGTCGTCCACGCCGACGCCGGCCTGCGTCATGGTCTCTTCGGTGGTCAGCGGCCGGATCTCGCTGACCGAGCCGACCATGGTCGTCTTGCCGACCCCGAACCCTCCGACGATCACGACCTTCACCGCGGCGGTGGCCGTGGTGGGAAGGACGTCCTCGCTCCGGGGGCCCGTGATCGTGTCAGAGTTTCTGAAGTCCATGCATCACCGCTTCGAGGAGGGACCTGTCCGGGAGGGTTGCGCGGACGATCGGCGCGCGCGATTCGATCAGTTCGGTCGCGAGGAGTTCGGTGAGAAGCGAGGTCACCACGCTGAACGGCAGGCTGAGGTAGGCGGAGATCTCCGCGACGGACAACGGGGCCTGGCAGAGCCGCAGGATCACGGCCTGCTCGGGCTGGACCGTCGGTGACGGCTCCGACTTCGAGACCACCATGGTGACCAGGTCGAGTGCTGCCCGTTCGCTGCCGTCGGGATCGCCGGTGATGACGTACAGCCGTTCCGGGTCGCTCAGCGCCGGATCGGCCTTGCGGCGTTCTCGCCGGGAAGAACTCATCCGGCCTGCCCGTCGTGGCGGGGCGGGCTCGTCAGATGGGCGCCGATCCGTACGACCATGTCGCGCATCCGCGATCCGACGAGTCCGGCGTCCACCGTCTCCCCGGCGAGCACCGCGAGGTACGCGCCGGCGCCTGCCGCCATCAGATAGAAGAAGCCGCCGGTGACCTCGATGACGACGAGCCTCATCCGGCCGTCGCTGTACGGGATCTCGGAGGCGACGGCGGCCGCCAGGCTCTGCAGTCCGGCGCAGGCCGCGGCGAGCCGGTCGGCGACGTCGGGGTCCCCGCCGTGCCGGGCGATGCGCAGACCGTCGGCGGAGAGCACGACGATCTGGTGGATGTCGGGGACGTCGTCGGCGAGCTCTTTGAGCATCCAGTCCATGTTGCCCCGCTGCTGGATCACTTCAGGTCTCCCTTGTCCCACGCATCGTCAGAGTCTTCGTCCGCCCTGGGCTCCTGCGGGACGCCGTTGGCGGCCTTGGTGAACGCCTCCAGCCAGATCCCCGGAGGCGGTTCCTTGCCGTTGTCGTGACTGGCGCCCCGGCCGTTGGTCCGGCCCGCGGTGGGGTCGGCGGACTGGGCGGGAAGGTTGTGCGATCCCAGCGGCGCGCGGCCCCGGCTGCGGCGCTGCGGGAGTCCGCCGGCGGTCCACTCGGTCACCACGGGGACGTCGTCCTCCATGGCGACGGCCGGGGTGGCCGGGCGGGTGGCGGGGGGTGCCACGGGTCCGGTGGCCGGGCGGGTGGCGACGGGGCTCGGCTTGCGGCGGTTGCTGCGGGCCGGGACGACGTGCTTCATGTCCGCGAGGTCGATGTCGCTGGTGGGGCGCGAGGTGGCGCCGATGCCGTGGGCGATGCCGGGCGCCGGGCCGGTGGTGATCATGGCGCGGGGCACGATGAGGACCGCGCGCACCCCGCCGTACGCGGACTGCCGCAGCGAGACCTGGAGGTCGTACATCCGCGAGAGCCGGCCGACGACGGCCATGCCCAGGCGCGGGGACTCGCCGAGATCGTTCATGCTGGATCCGGCCTGGGCCCTGGCGAGCATGTTCTCGGCCCGTGCGCGGGCCTCCTCGCTGAGGCTGACGCCGCCGTCCTCGATCTCGATGGCGATGCCGGTCTGCACCTCGACGGCGGTGACATGGACGCGGGTCTGCGGCGGCGAGTAGCGCGTGGCGTTGTCGAGGAGTTCGGCGCAGGCGTGGATGAGCGGCTCGACCGCGGTGCCGATGATGGCGACCTTGGCGATGGAGTGCAGATCGACGCGCGGGTACTCCAGGATGCGCGACATGGCGCCGCGCAGCACGCTGAACAGCGGGACGGGCTTGGGCCACTGGCGGCTGGGGCGCGCGCCGCCGAGGACCGCGATGGAGTCGGCGAGCCGGCCGATCAGCGCGGTGCCGTGGTCGATGCGGAGCAGGTCGTCGAAGACGTCGGGGTTGCGCCCGTGGTGCTCCTCCATCTCCCGCAGTTCACTGGCCTGCCGGTGGACGATCGCCTGGACGCGGCGGGCGACGTTGACGAAGGCGCGCTGCGCGGAGTCACGCGTCGCCTCCTCGTTGTCGATGATGTCCAGCACGGTGTAGACGAGGGCGCGCTGGGCGTCGGGGAGGTGGCGGTAGACCTCGTCGGAGTCCACCACGTCGCGGAGCACCTCGTCGGGCGAGTTGCCCACGCGCAGCCGGTGGATCGCGGCCGGCAGCAGCTCCTTGCTGATCCGTACGGTCTCTTCGTCGTGATGGGCGATGCGCCGCTCCAGCGCGGCGCAGCGCTGTTCGTACTCGGCGCTCCGGCGGCGGAGCGTCCGTCCCCGGCGGGCGAGTTCGACGGCGAGCACGGCGACCACGACGGTGGCGAACACGCCGCACCAGACGACTGGTATCCGCGCGGACTCGGCGACCACCGCGGCGGCGGCGGCAGTTGCGCCCGCCATCGCGACGACGGGAAGCAACAGCGCGCGGGCGACGGGGGTTTCCCGGTCGGTCGGCGGTGATTCAACACGAACCATCTAAAACCTCTGGCGGTTGATTCGGGCGGTATTCCGTAGATACAGCGCTTGCAGGGCAGTTGGGAACAAGCGCTCGAATTCGTCTCAACTCGACTGCACTGCGCGTGAGCTTAGTCAGATCGAAACAGTGCTTCCGCATATTCACCCAACCCCCTGCGCGAGCACTCCCGCGGTAATACACTCACCAGTTTTTGCACGCACCGCCTTCACGCGTACGCGGGGAGTAACGGGAGGGACGAACGGGGCGGAATCACCTGCCGCCGTTCCTGCAAGGGGGACAATCAGGGATCCGAAATACCGTGAACCGGCTTATTCTGTACAGGATTTGAAGGCATCCGTCCCGGACGGCGGGACGGGCGCACATGTGATCGAAGTGGATCGAAAGGAGCAGATTCATGACCGGCGCGCGGGTTCAGGCGGAGAAAGGGAACGCACGTCCCATCGGTCAGCCGCGGGGGTACACCATCGAATCGCTCGACACCGGGCTCCGGCTGATGCAGCTCTTCCTGACCCATGACTCACTCACCGTCACCGAGGCGGCCGAGCGGCTCTCCGTCGGCCGCTCGACCGCCCATCGGGTGCTCAGCACCCTGGAGGGGCGCGGTTTCGCGGTCCGGGACGCCTCGGGGCGCGGCTACTCGGCCGGCCCCGAACTGGTGCGGCTGGGCCGCCCGGCCGGATTCGGGGCCGCGGTCCGTACGGAGGTGGGCGCCGTGCTGGACGACGCGGTGCGGCGCACCGGGGAGACCGTGCAGAGCGCCGCGCTGATCGGCGATCAGATCCTCGCGACCGACGGCCGGGAGTCCGCGCATCCGGTACGGGTGACGCGGGACGCGGGCGGCACACGGCCCGCGCACGCCACGGCGGGCGGCAAGCTGCTGCTGTCCCGGATGAGCGAGGAGCAGGTCCGCGCCCTGTATCCGCGCGAACGGCTGGCGGCGGTCACCCCGTCCACGCTCACGTCGAGGGCGGCGCTGCTGGCGGAGCTCACGGACATCCGGGCGTGCGGCTACGCGGTCGCCCGGGGCGAGGCGGTCCCGGGGGTGCACGCGGTCGCCGTGGCGCTGACGGGCTCCACCTGGCGGGACCGGCTCGTCCTGATCGCCTGCGCACCGGCGGACCGGGGTGACGACGAGGCGCTGGCCCGCCGGGCGCGGGAACTGCACCGGTCCGCCGCCCTGCTGGGCGCCGGGCGGCCCTGACCCGGGGGCCGGTTCAGCGGCGGGCGCCGCCGATGCGGCCTTCGAGCTGGACGAGCAGTTCGCTGAGCTGGGCGCTGAGCCGGTCGCGGGACTCGGCGTCGAGGCCGGAGAGCACCGCCCGTTCGTACGCGAGCTGCCGGGGCAGCAGCCCGTCGACCAGGTCGCGTCCCTCGTCGGTGAGGCGGACGTAGGCGACCCTGCGGTCCCGTTCGTCGCCGCGCCGGGCGATCAGTCCGCGTTCCTGGAGGACCCGGAGGCGTTTGGTGACGGCGGCGCCGGAGGAGAACGTCTCCCTGGCCAGTTCGCCGGGGGTGAGTTCACGGGCCGTACGGCGCACGGCCCCCAGCAGATCGAATTCGGCGCGGGTCAGTCCGGCCGCCCGCAGCGGGGCGTCCTCGGCCTGCTGGAGCAGGGCGGAGCAGCGGTTGATCCGGCCGATGAGCTCCATCGGTCCGGTGTCGAGTTCCGGGTTCACGGCCTGCCACTGCCGCACCACCGAGGCGACGATGTCGTCGGTCACACCGCTCCGTTCTCCTGGGCGGGGAGGATCGGCCCCCGCCGTTTCGCTGTCGCCGCGAGCGTACGGTGCCCGGCCCGCTCGGCAGCGAGCACCGCCTCCTGGGGCAGGTCGCGCTGCCACCATTCGCCCGCGGCGGTCTCCTCGGCCTCGCGCAGTTCGACCAGCGAGCCGGTGAGCCGGCGGCGGGCGGCGTCGAGGGCGGCGGGGCCGCACGCGGGGGCCGCGAGGGTCCGCACGGCGTGGGCGCGGGCCTGTTCGGCGGCGGCGAGGGCCTGTTCGACGCGGCCGGCGGCGCGGCGGTTGGTGACGAGCACGGCGGCGAGGAAGCCGACGGCCGCGCCGATGACGGTGTCCAGGACCCGGTCGCCGATGAGTTCGCCCGCCGGGTGGCGGCCGGCGTACTCCAGGACCAGGAGGGCCATCGGGGTGACGGCGACGGAGCCGAGCCAGTAGTTGCGGGTGATCAGGGCCTCGGCGGCGAAGCCGAAGAAGAGGCAGAAGCCGATCAGGGCCAGGGGGCCGGTGCGGGCGACCGGGAGGACGGCGGCGAAGACCAGGACGCCGATGAGGTTGCCGAGGGTGCGCTGCAGCGTCCGGTTCCAGGAGAGCGTGACGTTGGCCTGGTAGAGGGAGGCCGCCGTGACGATCGCCCAGTAGGGGCGGCCGACGCCGGCGGCCGAGCAGATGTACCCGGCCAGGGCGCAGCCGACGAGGGTGCGGGCCGCGACCGGCAGCAGCGGGGAGCCCGGGGCGAGGCGGCGGAGCAGGGCGCGCAGGGTGCCGCGGGCCTCGGGGGCGGCGCGCTCGGCGTCCACGCCGAGGAGTTCGGCGTCGGTGCCCGGTGCGGGGGCCGGGTCCGGGACGGGCCCACGGGCGCGGGTCAGCCGGGCCCAGGTACGGAGCCGGGCGGCTTCGGCCCCGTCGGGTCCGCCCGTGGACAGGGCCGTCTCGGCGTGCACCACGAGCCGTTCCAGGGCACGGCGCGCCGGGGTGGGGCGGCCGGCGGCGAGGAGTGTGCCCCAGGCGCCGTGGACGGCGGCGACCGCGGCGCGGTGGGTGCGGTGGCCGGGCTCGGCGGCGTGTGCCGCGGCGGCGTTCAGGGCCCGGGCCGTCGCGCGGCGCTCGGGCCCGTCCCGGCGGATCAGCGCGGGCGCGACGACGGTGACGGCCCAGGAGACCGCCCCGGCGCCCAGGGTCAGCGCGAGATGGCCGGGGACCTGGCCGAGCCGCTGCGGGGCGAACAGGGCGGCTGAGCTGACGAAGGTGAAGATGACCGGGCCCGGGGGCCCGATCCGGGTGGCGTCGCAGAGCAGCTTCTGCCCGGCGGCCAGGAGCGCGCCGACGGCGATCAGGACAGCCGTGGATCCGGTGAGCGAGGCGGTGACGAGGGAGACGGCCAGCCCCAGGACCATCCCGAGGACGACGCCGGCGACGGCGCGTGCGCGCCGGGCGTACGGCAGGTTGTGGCCGTACAGCGCACAGAGCGAGCCGGCCATCGTGTACATCACGAGGTCGAGACGGTCGGCGCGGAGCAGCACAAGATTGGGTATCGCCGTGGCCACGACCACGCTGCTCGCCGGCTTGAACCACATGTCCGAGGGGGTGTTCAGACGCAGGGGGCCGGTCAGCGGGAGGCTGCGGACAAAGGGCCGGCGGGACCGCATCGTTGTATTGCTCACCCAAATACTTTAACAGGTGTTACACCCGTAAACGACT
It encodes the following:
- a CDS encoding ATP-binding protein, giving the protein MAPGSALIPRLMDLSPGTEALRYCFALPAHPESVAGARRRTRSRLDEWRLDGDACEAAVLIVSELVTNAVVHTASTRVVCELRCLDGRLRIAVQDQGHQPGGPRLGRSADDEHGRGLLLVDAMCSAWGSRDAGDRSGRIVWAELPHGSEHTC
- a CDS encoding ATP/GTP-binding protein; translated protein: MDFRNSDTITGPRSEDVLPTTATAAVKVVIVGGFGVGKTTMVGSVSEIRPLTTEETMTQAGVGVDDNFGVESKTATTVAMDFGRISISEELILYLFGTPGQERFWFLWNGLFEGALGAVVLIDTRRLEVSFDVIGRLEERGVPFVVAVNTFPDAPKHPVEALRSALDLPDEVPMIDCDARLRASSRDVLMTLMRYLHSLALPLG
- a CDS encoding DUF397 domain-containing protein, which produces MTPIYNGMPATELGSEGWYKPWSGGNGGNCVEAMKLADGRIAMRQSADPDGPALIYTHREIAAFIQGAKAGQADFLLT
- a CDS encoding helix-turn-helix transcriptional regulator; amino-acid sequence: MSEPRSAPTVGQVVLGKRLQDLRERVGLSRDQAAKVLRVAPATIRRMETAEVALKIPYVQLLLKAYGITEDEADSFVELAEEANKPGWWQRYHDVLPDWFSMYVSLEGSAGLLRMYEPHFIPGLLQTEDYARSVLRTGAVGQTRPEDIERHVALRMQRQSLLVRPDAPKLWVVMDETVLRRPVGSPDIMRAQIDKLLEATALPNVTVQIAEFATGHHPGTYGPFVLFRFAVPELPDMVYSEYLTGAVYFDARPEVASYLEVMDRMAAQAATAQRTKEILRDFRKEL
- a CDS encoding DUF742 domain-containing protein, with protein sequence MSSSRRERRKADPALSDPERLYVITGDPDGSERAALDLVTMVVSKSEPSPTVQPEQAVILRLCQAPLSVAEISAYLSLPFSVVTSLLTELLATELIESRAPIVRATLPDRSLLEAVMHGLQKL
- a CDS encoding cytochrome P450, which translates into the protein MTTPFHYEPGEATGPLPPPECPAHGLGIGPGGLRRFYGPEAEQDPHGLYEKLRAEHGTVAPVLLHGDVPAWLVLGHSENLQMTRTPSQFSRDSRRWRALQDGSVAPDHPLAPIFTWQPICVFADGATHERQRGAVTDSMNRIDTRGVRRHVNRYSNRLVNDFCQQGRTDLVSEFAERLPMMVMCAILGMPEEYNDRMVQAARDMTRGTATAVESNAYVLAALSRLVERRRREPADDFATWLVEHPADMNDQEVAEHLRLILIASYESTANLIANVLRMVLTDPRFRARLSGGHMTVPEAVEQTLWDEPPFTAVFGRWAVGDTELGGQRIKAGDALIVGIAPANTDPVVRPDLNADMEGNRAHLAFSGGPHECPGQDIGRAIADVGVDALLMRLPDLELAVDEGELRWVGNIMGRHLVELPAEFAPRSPQDDREPPSMGKPNQARQDWEVQSAVRHTAPTPVRTTAPQDLGRAPVGAVPAGATATADGSADARSGMIPQQRRPAAPARLWRVVTRWWNGY
- a CDS encoding SAM-dependent methyltransferase, giving the protein MTGHEPPAVEIDTSKPHPARMYDWFLGGKDNYPVDEQMARQLLALDARGRDMARVNRAFMHRATRWLAESGIRQFLDIGTGIPTEPNLHQIAQRTAPDARIVYCDNDPIVLAHAAALLRSTPQGATEYIQADARSPEAILEAAGKVLDFSRPIALSLLALLHFIDDEDGAALVDHLVDELAPGSYLVLSQTTGDFDPEGAAQAAALYRARGMTLRTRSHAEFSAFFHGLDLVGPGVSLSADWHPELGEVIDVPGDDPIPGYAGVARKG
- a CDS encoding 6-phospho-beta-glucosidase — translated: MKLTILGGGGFRVPLVYGALLADHAEGRVSAVTLYDTDAGRLTAVARVLAEQAEGVPDAPAVVATTDLDEALRGADFVFSAIRVGGLAGRAADERVALDEGVLGQETVGAGGIAYGLRTVPVAVGLARRIARLAPHAWVINFTNPAGLVTEAMSRHLGDRVIGICDSPVGLGRRIARVLGADPGRARIDYVGLNHLGWVRGLYVEGRNELPRLLADPELLGSFEEGRLFGADWLRSLGAIPNEYLHYYYFNREAVRAYQDAEQTRGAFLREQQEGFYGRMKDPATPAMATWDRTRAEREATYMSENREVAGAGEREESDLESGGYEQVALALMRAVARDEQTSLILNVRNRTTLAVLDADAVIEVPCLVDANGALPVAVDPLPYHAVGLVTSVKAVERAVLDAAESGSAADAVRAFALHPLVDSVSVARRLVDGYREAHPGLAYLDRP
- a CDS encoding roadblock/LC7 domain-containing protein → MIQQRGNMDWMLKELADDVPDIHQIVVLSADGLRIARHGGDPDVADRLAAACAGLQSLAAAVASEIPYSDGRMRLVVIEVTGGFFYLMAAGAGAYLAVLAGETVDAGLVGSRMRDMVVRIGAHLTSPPRHDGQAG